In Sulfurihydrogenibium sp., one genomic interval encodes:
- a CDS encoding NYN domain-containing protein, giving the protein MNKKIYNNQRVAIFVDIQNLYYSARDIFNRKVNFESILYKTLGDRVLVRAFAYIVKLQGVDQKGFINTLKHIGYQVREKEPKIFKRLDEEGNLWTTIKADWDMGIAIDAIALSEKIDVAILTTGDGDFKDLVKYLQTKGVKVEIAAFKQTTAKELIEVADEFIDLTIFGEDIFL; this is encoded by the coding sequence TTGAACAAAAAGATATATAATAATCAAAGAGTTGCTATATTTGTAGACATACAGAACCTATATTATTCAGCAAGGGATATATTTAATAGAAAAGTAAATTTTGAAAGCATCCTTTATAAAACTCTTGGAGATAGAGTTTTAGTTAGAGCCTTTGCTTATATAGTGAAGCTACAAGGTGTTGACCAAAAAGGATTTATAAACACGCTTAAGCATATAGGTTATCAAGTTAGAGAAAAGGAGCCAAAAATATTTAAAAGATTGGATGAAGAGGGTAATCTTTGGACAACGATCAAAGCAGATTGGGACATGGGAATAGCAATAGATGCTATAGCTTTATCTGAAAAGATAGATGTAGCCATACTTACGACTGGAGATGGAGATTTTAAAGACCTTGTAAAATACTTACAAACAAAAGGTGTCAAAGTAGAAATTGCAGCATTTAAACAAACAACAGCTAAAGAGCTGATAGAAGTTGCAGACGAATTTATAGATTTGACAATATTTGGCGAAGATATTTTCTTGTAA